A portion of the Candidatus Cloacimonadota bacterium genome contains these proteins:
- a CDS encoding TrkH family potassium uptake protein: MPMYNYYKESPKYWKFLEFLMFPVAIAFVIFLIYKYLLQISLPVFSQITQICLFYFAILNIVKIAFHKGNLDYIKKIIVDLTAVIVCFLLSEHPLIFQSYVILRQAVIFSDKLATSQPAVNIFSRFRNHPAKVILISFAFVILLGSTFLSLPIASSDGESIGLIDATFTATSATCVTGLIVLNTGTAFSLFGKIIIFLLLQIGGLGIMTFSTMLIMLLGRRLSLGPQSLMQGVLGEAGQLNMTKLIKAILITTFSFEIIGTALLFIKFHTVIPDIKTAVGYSIFHSVSAFCNAGFCLYSDSFTQFQNNLLMNIVMISLIICGGIGFGVLLDIKNNIFNRKQVRSFSLHSKIVISSTIFLIVVGAILIFLFEYKNQFQNLPLKNGLMASVFQSVTTRTAGFNTMSIGKIGYATSLLMIVLMFIGASPGSTGGGIKTTSFAVLILSVWSIIKGREEVEVFNRTISPKVTKKVMSLVAIALTILIVLILVLCLSEKSPFEKIIFEAFSAFGTVGLSMGLTPNLTAIGRIAIILLMYFGRVGPLTIAFALGEKKIKTYYHYPEENIAIG, encoded by the coding sequence ATGCCTATGTACAATTATTATAAGGAAAGCCCGAAATATTGGAAGTTCCTTGAATTTTTGATGTTTCCTGTGGCAATTGCTTTTGTAATTTTTTTAATTTATAAATATTTACTACAAATATCACTCCCAGTCTTCAGCCAAATAACTCAAATCTGTTTGTTCTATTTTGCAATTCTTAATATTGTAAAAATTGCGTTTCATAAAGGTAATCTGGATTACATTAAGAAAATTATTGTAGACCTAACTGCAGTTATTGTCTGTTTTTTACTGTCAGAACATCCACTTATCTTTCAATCTTATGTTATTCTTCGCCAGGCTGTGATATTTTCAGACAAACTTGCTACTTCACAACCAGCTGTAAATATTTTTTCAAGATTCAGAAATCATCCTGCAAAGGTTATCTTAATCAGTTTCGCATTTGTTATTTTGCTTGGTTCAACTTTTTTAAGCTTACCAATTGCATCTTCTGATGGTGAAAGCATAGGTCTTATTGATGCAACTTTCACTGCAACATCTGCAACCTGTGTTACTGGTTTGATAGTATTAAATACCGGGACTGCCTTCTCTTTATTCGGTAAAATAATTATTTTTCTCCTTCTGCAAATCGGTGGATTGGGCATTATGACTTTTTCTACTATGCTGATTATGCTTTTGGGCAGACGGCTTAGTTTAGGCCCACAATCGTTAATGCAAGGTGTCTTGGGTGAAGCTGGTCAACTGAACATGACCAAGCTCATTAAAGCGATTTTGATTACAACCTTCTCCTTTGAAATTATAGGTACAGCGCTTTTGTTTATCAAATTTCATACTGTTATACCTGATATCAAAACAGCCGTGGGATACTCTATATTCCATTCGGTTTCAGCCTTTTGTAATGCAGGATTTTGTTTGTATTCAGATAGTTTTACTCAATTTCAAAACAACTTATTAATGAATATTGTTATGATTTCTCTAATAATTTGTGGAGGTATAGGCTTTGGAGTGTTATTAGATATTAAAAATAATATCTTCAACAGAAAACAGGTTAGATCGTTTTCTTTGCATTCAAAGATTGTAATTAGCTCAACAATTTTCTTGATTGTTGTAGGTGCGATATTGATTTTTCTATTTGAATATAAAAATCAATTTCAAAATCTACCTCTGAAAAATGGATTAATGGCCTCTGTATTTCAATCTGTAACGACAAGAACTGCTGGTTTCAATACAATGAGCATTGGAAAGATAGGCTATGCAACATCATTACTTATGATAGTATTAATGTTTATTGGTGCCTCACCTGGCTCAACCGGAGGTGGAATAAAAACTACCAGTTTTGCGGTTCTAATCCTTTCTGTCTGGTCTATCATTAAAGGTCGTGAAGAAGTGGAAGTTTTTAATCGTACAATTTCGCCAAAAGTTACAAAAAAAGTTATGTCTCTGGTAGCTATCGCTTTGACCATATTAATTGTTCTTATTTTAGTGCTTTGCCTATCCGAAAAATCTCCTTTTGAGAAGATTATTTTTGAAGCCTTTTCAGCCTTTGGAACTGTCGGTCTTTCAATGGGATTAACCCCAAACTTGACTGCAATTGGCAGAATTGCGATTATACTTCTTATGTATTTTGGCAGAGTTGGTCCACTTACAATTGCTTTTGCATTAGGTGAAAAGAAGATAAAGACTTACTATCATTACCCAGAAGAGAATATAGCAATTGGATAA
- the rplS gene encoding 50S ribosomal protein L19 — protein MDILEKIGEESIKKNVPSFKAGDTVKVHFTIVEVEKKRIQTFQGIVIQKRGSLINKTFTVRKISHGIAVERIFPLYSPLIEKIEIIRRGHVRRAKLFYIRKLKGKSTKVKEAKRLSVNRKN, from the coding sequence ATGGATATATTGGAAAAAATTGGTGAAGAGAGTATTAAGAAAAATGTTCCATCCTTTAAAGCTGGAGATACGGTTAAAGTTCATTTTACAATAGTAGAAGTAGAAAAAAAACGAATCCAAACCTTTCAGGGCATTGTAATCCAAAAACGCGGTTCACTAATTAATAAAACATTTACTGTTAGAAAAATTAGTCATGGGATTGCTGTTGAAAGAATTTTTCCATTATATTCACCTCTGATTGAAAAGATAGAAATAATTAGACGTGGACATGTAAGACGGGCTAAGCTATTTTATATTAGAAAATTAAAAGGTAAAAGCACGAAAGTCAAGGAGGCTAAACGGCTAAGTGTTAATAGAAAAAATTAG